A window from Akkermansia muciniphila encodes these proteins:
- the pgsA gene encoding CDP-diacylglycerol--glycerol-3-phosphate 3-phosphatidyltransferase: MLNLPNAITLTRIALVVVFTAAVSIADQYSWGYLAALVTFILAACTDWLDGYLARRLNQVTTFGKLIDPLADKIAVSAAFIYLTGVGLCPVWVTILIISREFLVTGLRQIAQDHGVIIPAGTSGKWKTAFQLAFCIASLLALTWTHTPEYLPSFLDQLAALCLWYGSGASNFLYQFTLWGSIILTVYSGAVYCVGARKFLQR; encoded by the coding sequence ATGCTGAACCTGCCTAACGCCATCACCCTGACACGGATTGCCCTGGTAGTCGTCTTCACGGCAGCGGTCAGCATAGCGGACCAGTATTCCTGGGGATACCTGGCCGCACTGGTCACCTTCATCCTGGCGGCCTGCACGGACTGGCTGGACGGCTACCTGGCCCGCCGCCTGAACCAGGTTACTACCTTCGGCAAGCTGATTGACCCCCTGGCGGACAAGATTGCCGTTTCCGCCGCATTCATTTACCTGACGGGCGTGGGGCTGTGCCCCGTCTGGGTCACCATTCTCATCATCAGCCGGGAATTCCTGGTCACGGGCCTGCGCCAAATCGCGCAGGACCACGGCGTCATCATCCCCGCGGGCACGTCCGGCAAATGGAAAACCGCCTTCCAGCTGGCTTTCTGCATCGCCTCCCTGCTGGCCCTGACCTGGACGCACACGCCGGAATACCTGCCCTCCTTCCTGGACCAGCTTGCGGCGCTCTGCCTGTGGTACGGGTCCGGAGCTTCCAACTTCCTGTACCAATTCACCCTGTGGGGCTCCATCATCCTGACCGTTTATTCCGGAGCCGTTTACTGCGTGGGCGCGCGCAAATTCCTGCAACGCTGA